Proteins encoded together in one Candidatus Sulfotelmatobacter sp. window:
- a CDS encoding DUF5069 domain-containing protein has product MATDFRNGEFPRRGRDALDGYLWLTRVFDKARAARNGTIHDYIYPCPMDRGVFDRWGITARMFDAALETCQTDDEILAWLKARVPEARQQEANRWLLDEKTGNLDRQDAEEGVVVA; this is encoded by the coding sequence ATGGCCACCGATTTTCGGAACGGTGAGTTTCCGCGTCGCGGTCGCGACGCGCTCGACGGATACCTGTGGTTGACGCGGGTGTTCGACAAGGCGCGCGCCGCCCGAAACGGGACCATTCACGACTACATCTATCCCTGCCCGATGGACCGAGGCGTGTTCGACCGCTGGGGGATCACGGCGCGCATGTTCGACGCCGCCCTCGAGACGTGTCAGACCGACGACGAGATCCTGGCCTGGCTGAAGGCCCGCGTCCCCGAGGCGCGCCAGCAGGAAGCCAACCGCTGGTTACTCGACGAGAAGACCGGCAACTTGGATCGCCAAGACGCCGAAGAGGGCGTCGTCGTCGCCTAG